The Orcinus orca chromosome 16, mOrcOrc1.1, whole genome shotgun sequence genome includes a window with the following:
- the MYL10 gene encoding myosin regulatory light chain 10 encodes MFDQSQIQEFKEAFTIMDQNRDGFIDKEDLRDTFAALGRINVKNEELEAMVKEAPGPINFTVFLTMFGEKLKGTDPEETILHAFNVFDTEGKGFVKADFIKEKLMTQADRFSEDEIKQMFAAFPPDVCGNLDYRNLCYVITHGEEKD; translated from the exons ATGTTCGATCAGTCCCAGATCCAGGAGTTTAAAGAG GCTTTCACCATCATGGACCAGAACCGGGATGGCTTCATCGACAAGGAGGACCTGAGGGACACCTTTGCTGCCCTGG GCCGCATCAACGTAAAGAACGAGGAGCTGGAGGCCATGGTGAAGGAGGCCCCCGGGCCCATCAACTTCACCGTCTTCCTGACCATGTTTGGGGAGAAGCTGAAGG GTACGGACCCGGAGGAGACCATTCTCCACGCCTTCAATGTGTTCGACACTGAAGGGAAAGGTTTCGTCAAGGCTGATTT CATCAAAGAGAAGCTCATGACGCAGGCAGACCGCTTCAGTGAGGACGAG ATCAAGCAGATGTTTGCTGCCTTCCCGCCAGATGTGTGTGGCAATCTGGACTATAGGAACCTGTGTTACGTCATCACGCATGGCGAAGAGAAGGACTAA